The following DNA comes from Cryptococcus deuterogattii R265 chromosome 2, complete sequence.
TCTGTAGACAGAGCCTCATCTCCCGGTCACTCATCGTACGTTTGTAGGCCAACAGATCCACAGTGCATCACATCCTGCACCGTCACTAGCTATTCACTTCACGTCAGTGGAGAGTAGGCAGATACATCAGCCATTAACGTGAGTCAGTGAAGCGTGTCACAGTATCCTTTTGTTCCCTTTTTCATTGTCTGTCGGCGTCTGTCGTAAGGAGCACAGATGCCGAGAAAACATTGAGACACACAATCTCCCCACCTCCTTTCGCTCCGATCATCCCCCACCGCTGATTACCATTTGAGATACTGAGTACTGCTTTCCCCAGTCTTTTGTACCTGTGCGAGTTTTAACATCATGCACCGACATTGATTTCAATTTGAAAATCCACAATAACGCCTTCGGAAACGACGAAATCTCTGATCCCTCGTTTTCGTGTAAGTCTGACAGGTTCCGATTATTCGGCAGCAGAAGCTGACGAGACTAGTCATGAACACCGATACCAGTATGGATTTCTACCTATCCAGCTCCCTTGAAGGTACCAAGTCTCCAGAGATCAACGGAAACCAGCTTCATGAAGATGCTAAAGAATGTGAATCCTTTGCAACTGCGAACAATTTGATTAAGCTGACAATGGCAAAACCTCGCATGACCGCTTTTCACCCCCATTGACAGTGAACGACCACGTCATGCAGCCTCTTGACGTTTCCGATACGATTTATTCTTACCCATCATACGCTCTTACATACCAGCATCAGCAGTCTCTTTGTAACATTGATATAGAGGATGGGTCGCATCACCACCCTCATATTTTCCAGCCTTATCGCCCCAACACCGACAGTGATTTTACAAAGCGTCCGCTAGGCTCACCCGAATCACCGTCTCTCACATCATCTCCACGTGGCTCGATTGAGTCCAGTCGTCTGTCTTTTGGCGCACCTACTGCtgtttctccttctcttgtATCTCCCAGAAACATATCCGGCAGTATACCTGATTCTTCACCCACTCAGTCTTATGGAGTTTATCCTGATCCGTCGTATTCTAGAACACAATCGATGGGTATGCAGGATATGAGTATGTGTATGGGTAATATCTTCCCTACTGGCCCAGGTTTGAGTATGGTGGCAGGTTTCCCGTATCCAACTTCGATGCTGTCTCAACAGGGATCAAAAGCTGGACCTATGCGAAATATAAAAAGACGCACTAGGGAaaaaaagttgaaggaagaagacgtcactgatgatgacgatgacgataGCTCGAAGGGTTTCGGATTAACCAAGTAGGTACCGCGTTCAGTGTATAAGCATCTAGCTGATAAGATTtagtgagaatgaagatcaAGTACCTGCCTCTAATAAGCGAGAGGACGTTCGTAGAGCTAGGATCGAAAGCGAACAGGTGAGCTGATCATTGGCAGTGTGCGAAGCGTCGCCTTCGGTTCTGCCTCTCCGCCTTGTGGATTGTGCTGATATGGTAAAATAGCGTAGGCGAGACGAACTTCGCGAAGGCTTCAAAAGGCTTAAAGACGCGTTACCAGGTACTAACCAAAGATCATCAAAATCAAGCTTGCTCGATCGTTGTGAGTTCGGAGAAAGATTGTATGAATAGTATTTTAACGGACAGCAGCTGTAGCCCATATTGAAGCCATCGAGGGCGCTAATCGATATCTTCTCGCACAACTTAAAGAACAGCAAAAGGAGTGCGCGAAACTTCGGGAGTAAGTTCTAGTACACCATTAAAGGAACAATGCTGACGTCTGGCAACTAGGATTTTACATGGCGGGGTCATGCAGAAAAACGCTTCTGACAGCCCGGATCAACGTAGTCACAGGCATCCCTAATAAGCCGCTTGATTTGATCCTATTGTCGTAATCGATCGAGAGCTTTCGATCCCCATAACTGGTGAAAACTGTAAGTGTATCGTAATCTCCTAGTACATGAGCATGTATTAACGAAAGATAGCAAAATTTCTAGTCTACTTTCAGCCTAATCATTGACTCATTATCAATTTCTTTACCTCTCACGACAATTATATTCCTCACTTCGTGCTGCAAGTCCCAATCTCAGTCTTTTTCCACTTCTATGGCTGTATATCTTCTCCTGAGTCCAGCATCAGTTCTCTTCATATTCAAGTCTTGTGGCGATTGCTATTGACCCATTCACGCTGTACTTGCAATGAATCTAATGATCCAGTCCAGTTCAAGACATACTTTACGACTTACGAACTCACGACAAGTCCTTTGTGGCTCCATGTTCCCCATGTTTTCATTTTGATCTTGAGCAGACCATCTTTCGGTTCACGTGTATCATACAGGGACTCCCTCCCCATCGAAATGGGCCAGGGAAGATAAGATGATGGCTGCCTATCAGCGTAAATATGTTGGTTTGATTTCTCGTATCTTCCTGTAAAGATTTCGAAAGATTTCAGAATAGGTTCAGTTCTAGCTATCAAATTTTGTACCTCTTAGCtcgtttctttttctctctgAAGCCCATCTGGCTTATGCACCATATGAACCTGTATATACTCTATTTCCCATCCGTACACTTGTACCTCTCGTAATCCCTTTCCTCGTCAAGTTTCATTGGACGGAAGGGGGTAAGTGGGTTTTTCTCGTTGAGAAAATGGATGGACTGATGGGTCTCAAGGGAACTGGATAAGGCTCCGAACGGTTGCGATTTTCATGAATAAATTGTCTCATCGTACTAAGCAGTGTATGCCAGTCAAAGTCATTTCGGAAGcgagatgatggtgatgtgGCAAGCGAGACCAAGCTTTTGAGTTACGATGCATGGTATAATAACAGCTCTACACATCTGACAGACCGCAATGTCACTGATTTTTGGAAAGAATCAGGAGttacttcttcatctaTAGACACCATCAGCCCTGTTTTTCAGTACATTTGCGATAGACAGATGTCACTAACAAAATCAACAAAGAGATCCAAGCAAAGCATGTCATCGTCGTCAACAGTGTAACCCCTGACCAGGACGGAGAACTTGGCCTTGGGGATTTCCTGTGGAAGTTCAACGGTCTGGGAAACAGAATAAGGACCAGGCTGGACAGGACACTGGACAGTCGCGTTCGCATTGCGGCTGGCGGATTGGGTAAAAGGTGACATAAGCAGCAACTAGCGCTATAGACGCAAACAAGACTTACGCTTCTTCACAGACGTCAAATTCCTTCTGCAGTAGCTTGATCAGACCTAGCTTGACCGTGACGTCGGCATAGGCGCCTTCCTACATCACGCCAATCAGCACCTTGAAGCCTTATTGTTTGCGCCTTATGCTCAATTTGAAATCATAGCACAAACCTCAATAGTCTCGAGGACATCGGCCTTGACGTTCACAGTGAGGTTCTTTCCGGGGACAGGAGGGTCTGGAGAGACCGTGATTGATTTGAGTTGGCTATGCATGGCGTCAGAACCCTCATGACCCGGCGAGAAttgaagaatgagaagGGGCGTACACGGCGTCAGTGGCCAATCCTGCAATCAGCAATGATCAGCCTGCTTTTCTATCCTGCGGAAAGGGACGACATACCGCAGTCAACATAGCTCCAAGAGTCCATGACCTTGATGGGTCCATCACCGGGGGCAAGGGCGTCACGTCCACCGCTGACCAACTGGCCGGCCCAGGAGAGGGCATTACCAGCGAGGTTTGCTGTAGCTGCTGCGGCGATGAAGGGAATGAGGAGGGGCGCTAGCTTCATTATAACAAGTGTATGGAGGTAGGCGATATCTGATAGAGATGAGAGGCGGCCGATGGCTATTGATGCGCAACTCGTCGTTGCGTCACATAGAAATCTTATTTATTGTTGCCCGATCGGGAAAGGCGGGCATGTCCGCTGGGGAGTCCTCGAACACACAAGAAGCCATCCATGAGCCATGCACGGGTGTGCCGGTATGCATGCATGCTCCagaacaaagaagatggcaaggCCAGCAGCTGAATTTTTACAGACGACAGGGGCTCTCAGGCAGCTGCGTAGACTAGGAGTGGCGACTCGAAGTTGTTACGGAGCAAGGCACCAGCACCAATCGACCCCTTCACCTGCCCGTCGTCCCTCCCCCTACCGACTTTTACAACCCCATGCCTTTCTCGCCGAATTCGCGCCGTTGCATGTCAATGGATGGAGAGTAGATGCATTAGAAGATGCAGAGAAGCTCCTGGAAGCGGAcagagtggaagaagtctTGGATGGCGCACAGGCTATGCAGAAGGGTGATCTGCAAGGGAGACGGCTTGTGCGGGTGTTCGAGCtaggagaaggaaaagaaggatggaggaggttgatCAAGTTCGTTGGGCAGGTGGGGCAGGTGATTGAGGACCAAGACGTGTGTTAATGCCGTCTTGCATGCTTGCAATAACTGATGCCCTCGGGACAGCATCACCCAACGATACACATCTCTTCGTTCTCAGATTACATCTCTCGTTCTCCTtcacttctctccttccaaacTCAAACTCAGTCTCAAACGGACTATATTGTCGAGCTCTCCACCCACACTCAtactcctctccctccataCCCTTTGCCCGCAAAAGGCAATAAGATGAGACCAGGTGTGACAGGGAAAGACATCAAGCTGGCGcagaaggtggaagaggtatATGGGGAACTCGTCGGGAAGGTTGAAGTAAAGGAGGAATAGAGTAACTCGGGTAAAAGTGAACAAGCAGCTGCAAATCAATGGCAAGCATAAGTGACGGGTGGAAAGTTGAACGGGGAAATCATGCAGTTCGTGTTAAGTGAAGGTCGCCCAATTTCGCGGGCAGATCAGGAAGGAAATATTGCATATGCAAAGATGCGGATAATGCTTGCATTCTAGACTAGAAATTGAATATGTATACTGCCACATTACTCTGACGGATGTGAAGGAAAGTAATAAGGGACACTACCACCTGGAAGCAGCCACGAGAAGTCTGGCTGtttttccccttctgtTCCAGTCTCaggaaaaggcaaagctATGGAACCTAATGCAAATCCAGCGTCCACCGGGGAAAACATGGATGCTATGGCGTCGGCTGCAGCGTCTCCAGTCATGATGTTTGTTGGTGGCCGAACATGAGAAGGATAGCCATTTTTTTGATTGGAATCCTTGTCGCGAAGCCTGAGGGGGCGGTGCCAGGCGTACAGATTGTGACGAGGTTGACCAGGAGATGTCGCTGTAGGCAAAGAGATGTTAACCCGGCAAACTGCGATTGGTTCGGGTCAGTAAAAGAGTCGAGTAAGTAATATGTCATGCTACGACCAACCTCGGCATGTTTCCTCTAAGACTTCAGCAGAGCCAAGCGAGATGGGGTATACGTCTGCGAAATGACGGAGAAGTACGACAGCTGCTCTGACCGCCCTGgttgcctcttcttcctgcttgGCATTGCAATCTGCGCGGGCTGATAACAGACTGGCTAGTAAGAACCGGCCGGCCATCAATATACGATACGCCAGAACTAAACAAATATTAGCATGGTAGTTACAAATATATGTACTCACGAATGTCACATCTACTAAGCAGTTTGGCGGAGCCCATCTTTACTGCTGAAGCTAGAGTGTGTTTTCCTGCCTCAAGAATAGCATCACGTGCAGATTCCAGGCGAGTGGTTGACGTATTTTCCCTGGCCTTGGCAAGTGTCGCAAGCTGCAGTTTGCGGCCCGCTATAAGCATTTCGATGGTCTGCTCAATTATAGCAATCTGCTCGTATTCGACACTGTACATTGGCGAAGCGAGGCGACCAGCGATCGAGCGGTCTGACATTGTTGGAGGGAGAGCTCTGTACTAAATTAGCACCCTTGCGTACTCCATCAGGTACTATTGTTGGACCCACTCTCGCCATTCAGTCAGCAGCCGCATCGAATCATCCAGAGCCTTCGTATCTTCGACTTCCAAGCGCATGCTCCTTGCCCATCTGTTGAGCATTTCACAGTTGTCAAATTCGGGATGATGGGTACACGAGGTCAATGTTTTTTCAAGTACGACTGACAACAGGATCTgctggatgaagattgcGCATAGCTTCTCATCTTGATTTTCCGGGTGCTGCGTAGATGTCAATTCCGTCTCTTCAAATACTTCGGGCAATGAGACGTCATAGTCCCAAATGCGCAGAAGTGGTGGTTTACCACAAATGGCGGCGAGTTGTTTATCCCAGCTATAGCATGCCCATGCAGTGCGCTGCTTTTTGTTAGTTCCTGGAACCATGAGCATACCCCGAGACCCACTGTTCGcgtttccttctccagcgAATCGCCAAGCGCAATATCTGATATTTCTCTTGACGAATAAGTCAGCTGACGTTTCCTTCTAGTGGACCAGCAAATGCATACCGATGTAGTCCACCATCGAGGAGTCGAGCTGCTGCCTCTGCAAAAAGACCCTGTGCAATCTGATGGGGTACATTATCAACGCATTGGTATTGCGCCGCCAAAAACAGGCTCTGGATTGCCTGAATCACATTATCCTCTGTCGAAGCTTGTGCACGCAATTGCCTGAAGAGCTCAAAGTACTGAAATCCTGCGCTGGCTAAGATATCTGAAATCAACGGGCAGTTTGGTCAGCCACATAACTTATTATATATTCATCTGTAGCTCACCCGGTTCAGCTAGCACTCTTGGGTCATTCGTGTAACGGGTCGCTAACATGCACATAGATACAACTAATGCTGCAAAAGAGTAGCTGGTCCAGTTATAAAAATCCTACCCACAGCTGTCAGATCCCTTAACCTTTGATAAAAAGAGGGCGGTTGCGTGTACTTACTGCAAAAAATGACTGGATGTGAATAATAGGCCAAACAGGATGAACAACTGCGAACTAATTTGCGTCAGCGACGTTGACCCTGTTTACCTACATAAGTCTGAACAAGAGAGGCCATCAGATCAGGAGGTACTATCCAAAGTTAGCTTCGAAGATCTTGGAGGTAGATGATGGCTCACTGATCTCTGAAATCCTTGCGAAAatatcttctcttccttgctctGAAGCGTGATCCCTTCCAGGAAAGTATTCTGGCTCGTCTCGTTCTTGACGACGAAGTAACGACTCTCTATCACTCTTTGAGGATCCTTCTCCGTCCTCTAATAGTGAAGAGAGCCATGACCAATTCGGTTCTCCCATGGGACTTTGCTCGTCGTTGAAAGTATCAGGTTTTGTCTGCAGAAGGCGTCGCGTGGCTTCGCTACAGGTGATGTTAATGACCATTGTAGCCAGTTAACTAGCAGATTCAGCTCACAGGATTGGAAGGCCCGACGTAGACCCTGCGAAACGCGGCATTCCTTCTTgtgacaagaagaagtgcgCTGTATCTACGTGATCCAGGACATTCGTAGTTTCTATAGTGAGGAAATATTAGGCAAATGTGGATAGGTCGAACTCTTTCCTTACTTGGGTTACTATGTGATCCTGTCttatccatctcctcagAGTCTCTTCTCCGTTTACGTCCTTTATTGATGGGTCGCTGTTCCTTATTGGAAGGTGTTCGCTCTTTCTCAGCCGGCGCTTCGTGATTATTGCTGAGGCTCAAAGGTCAGGTCAAGCCTAACTAACGTTCGCTACTCACCGCATATCCGAAAAAATTGTTCGAGAAGCTCGCTGTCTGCCTACACCTGTCGGTCTGCTCATTCCCGAAGTACACGTAACACCAGCTGCTGCGCATTTCCCGCATGGGTGTTCGTTATCACACTGCTGGGATTAGTGCCTTCCAACTACCACGTAGACTAACCTTTATTTTCCTATGGCTGTCGGCCTCATTAGTTTCTAATAGTGCACAATAGATTTTCACCTACCGGCAACGATCGCAGGCACGTGCAAATCGGACTCGGAGATCAGCCCCAGCAGCTTCTGTCTCCGGTGGCCCTGAATGTGCTCCTGGGGCGCTTAAGACTCCGCTTGGACTGATTGAATTTTGTGAATGGGCCGAAGTGACAGACATGATGATTGCAGCGTTAATAGTCTGTAGAAGATCACATTCAGCGTCTTTTATTTGAATTGGATGGAATGGACTCGTACCGACCTCCTGTACTAGCTAGCTGAGGCTTCTTTGAGTCAGGTGATAAGCAAGCGTCACGTGACTTAGTGGCCAATCAAAACAGTCCCATCCGCGCGCATCGTATTATTATCAGTACGTATGATTATCACTTATGCTGCAACTTCTTAATGACGATAGCCGCAGGAAGTTGAATGAATGCTCGTGTTGTGGCTTGCCGGGCTGTGGCTTTGTGTTTCGGATTGTGTCATTTGCTCGGATAATAGTACAAACACAGATCATTCTTACACAAAAGTACCATACAACATGGAATCAAAATGTGCGTAGTAGTAGACTCAAGAAGTTTGCATACAACCAAGGATTTTTTCTATCCAAACAACGCTCGTAGGTTACATCATATATACAGAGATACGTACGAGAAACAGGAACTGAATGTGAAGGAAAAGTAATGCTAATTTAAAGCGTTGGTAAAAGAGGACGAAACACCGGTTCCAATAGCCAGATCCTTAGGGGCATCTACTAAACTTAATTTTTCATGACTACCCCGAGTTATCACCACATGAGAATGGCTTCGTGGTTGCGTTAGATGCCACGTCGTCTCGTATGATGACCGCGGCGGCGTAAGTCCCCGCAACCATTGCAAACATCGAGAGGACCAAAACAATGACGTTGAATGCTTGAATTGATCTCTGTTTCCAAGTACGCTGGCTAGGATACTTGTCGGCGCTGTAGTAGACATCCCAGATATACATTATACACTCAAAGATGCTGATAGAATTAGTCAGAGGCCTTCAAATGAAAGAAAGTCATATCGCTTACATCGCATTAGGAGTCGCGAAAAGTGCTCCAATGAGACCTATGAGGTCGTTGAAAATTGGAATGCCTTCGGCAATTACAAATGAGATGGTACAATTGAGTACTACGCAGGAACTGAACACCTTCATTAGTTTTGTGCCACACTGTTTGCCCCATTACTAGTTGAAAATATTCACTCACATCCAAACAACTCGATGTTGGATAGTGTTCGCACTCAAATGCTTACTGTTCCTCATCAAGCGAACAAAAACTAGGATTGAATTGAGCCGAAAGGCCTGGTGCGATGTTTGCGACAGTACTCACTGTATTTGGCCGGAAGGTGTGTATTCAGGACGCATCCGACCACAAGGCCAGGAAAAGCTAGACCGTAACACACCTTCTTCATAAGAACACCCGCTGATCCTAGAGCTGGAGATGCAATATATTGGCCACAGTAATGATAAACAACGCAGCCGACGATCTTTTAGTAGGGTAAGCCAGTTTCTGAAGGTTGTCAAATATGAAAACGTACCAGGTACGTGGCCATAACAAAGGTCTGACAGGAAATGACGGCTTTGTTATAGTCTTGGGGCCTCTTCATTTCAGCAACGAtattgaagaagttgggaGCACCAGCGAAGGAGAAAATGATGTTGGATAGGGCGCCAatagcagcagcaaaggTGGGCTTGCCGACAAGGATTATGTCGGGAGACCAATCACCAATGGCAGGAGCTGTACTGGGGCGGTCTTGAACGCTTACGGCAATTGCAAGGGTGATGACAGACGACATAATACCACCAAGGCCTATCCATCCAATCCATGAGATTCTGTCGAGTGTTTGAATGGAAGAAATAAGGATGTTAATGATGGCCGCAACAACGACAAAGATAATAGTGCAGGCCCCATGACCTGACATTGCATTTAAAGCCACAGATACACTGAGAAGGCCCGCCCCAGCAACGGCGGTAAGTTGGATCTTGGGATAAAAATGAGCCTTAATTCTTTCTCACTCTTCCTTGTGAATTATCAGACTCAATGACTACTTACCCAGTAGACGGCGCCAAATACCTCTCGTCCAATAGGACCCCACATGATATAGCCAACACTTTAAGTTCAATGTCAAttaaggaaggaagggcggataataataaaaaaGACTTTTGGTCTCTGAAAAGAGTAAAACATGTACTTACTCTGCCAGAGTGTAAACTTCAGGATGATTCTTTTTGAACTTGCCCACAACGTAGTCCGCCCCTAATTATGCATCAGCcaatgagaagaagaggggatgaaGTGCTGATCGTGGCATACAAGTAGTGGCAACAGCAACACCAAATATGACAAAGATAGCGGGGATGAGACCTAACGTATCCAGGACAGCTGGCTAAAAGTGTTTGGGGCAATCAGATCAACTTGATAAAGTCTCATAGATCAAGTCAGCCTACAATAGCAAGGATGCCTAGACCAATTTGGACTTTGATCATAAGAACACTGGCTCTTATCCTAGTTGGAGGTCAGCCCGATTGTTCACATCTATAAACCAAGCTGCCCATGTAAAGCATACTCACCAGCCAAGACTTCTATAATTAGGTGCAGATTCATCGAGGGTACCCCAGACACCATCTACTACCTGTACCTGTTCTGTCTCAAGAGCGGTAACTATTCTTGAAAGGCCAGCATTCTTGTTGGTACTCGAGTTGTCATCCACATTAATATCGAATGTTTTGATAGTTTCTGGATCTTGAGACATTTTTGATTGTTCAAatggttgaagaagaaacggaAGGACAGAATATTTCTCTAATATATTAATCAATCAACTTGCTGTTGGTCTATCTTTTGTAAAGTATCATTCTGCGCCAGCGCTCTTAACCTCAGAGGGCTCATGAATTCGGGATCGATAGCCGAGGTCAGCTGAGCCCAATCGTATTCTCAGTTGCCATTTTAGCCGACTTTGCATAACACAGCACTATTGGATGTACATATACGATACTAGGTAAGCTTAAAGAGAATTCAAGTGATAACAGAAACGGAAACACCGCGAAACGCTTCGCTGACGCTGACGGAGGGAGAATGGCGGGGCCGCGACGAATGAAAACGAAAAGACGCGGCATGTCCGTTTTTGTTTCCACTGCCGAGTTTTTACGTACTATCAGTAAATAGAGTTTATAGTCAGTTACTGTCGGTTTATTGGCGGAGATTACAGTCACAACCACGCAAAGACCAGTAGCTCTGCCCTCGAAGCAGGCCGTTAACGCAGCAGCGCAAGCAAATAGCATATCgtcattcatcatctcatGTCAATTCTGGATACCGGTATTAACAGACGGTACTACAATGCCCAGCAACTCCGCAGAAGAACATAATGATAATAATAACATGATATTAAGGTGGTGGCGTGCGCAAAATCATACGAAGTAAACTTGTGGAATGTTCCATtaggttttttttttttagaaTTGCGGAATGATCTTaaaatggaggagataaACTTGAATGTTAATGATAAAGAGAACAGAGAGTGAGGAGGTGACGACATTTGAAAACGAATCCTGTTTAACAGAAAGGACAACGGCAATGCTATCATA
Coding sequences within:
- a CDS encoding phosphatidylglycerol/phosphatidylinositol transfer protein; translation: MKLAPLLIPFIAAAATANLAGNALSWAGQLVSGGRDALAPGDGPIKVMDSWSYVDCGLATDAVQLKSITVSPDPPVPGKNLTVNVKADVLETIEEGAYADVTVKLGLIKLLQKEFDVCEEARNANATVQCPVQPGPYSVSQTVELPQEIPKAKFSVLVRGYTVDDDDMLCLDLFVDFMKK
- a CDS encoding neutral amino acid transporter — protein: MSQDPETIKTFDINVDDNSSTNKNAGLSRIVTALETEQVQVVDGVWGTLDESAPNYRSLGWIRASVLMIKVQIGLGILAIPAVLDTLGLIPAIFVIFGVAVATTWADYVVGKFKKNHPEVYTLADVGYIMWGPIGREVFGAVYWIQLTAVAGAGLLSVSVALNAMSGHGACTIIFVVVAAIINILISSIQTLDRISWIGWIGLGGIMSSVITLAIAVSVQDRPSTAPAIGDWSPDIILVGKPTFAAAIGALSNIIFSFAGAPNFFNIVAEMKRPQDYNKAVISCQTFVMATYLIVGCVVYHYCGQYIASPALGSAGVLMKKVCYGLAFPGLVVGCVLNTHLPAKYIFVRLMRNSKHLSANTIQHRVVWISCVVLNCTISFVIAEGIPIFNDLIGLIGALFATPNAIIFECIMYIWDVYYSADKYPSQRTWKQRSIQAFNVIVLVLSMFAMVAGTYAAAVIIRDDVASNATTKPFSCGDNSG